A part of Limihaloglobus sulfuriphilus genomic DNA contains:
- a CDS encoding 2Fe-2S iron-sulfur cluster-binding protein codes for MPELTIDKQKVSIDAGSTILQAAAKLGIEIPVMCHMDGCEMSGGCMVCVVKELGKNRLVPACSAQAQDGMEIDTCCGEVLDARRSALELLLSDHLGDCLGPCQTACPAGMDIPLMLRQIHTGEMRKAIATVKAHIPLPGVLGWICPAPCEKICRMSSFNSPVEICRLKRYAAEADIESRDMYLPQRAASRNKSVAIVGAGPAGLTAAYYLLALGYDCIVYDKHSTPGGNLVYSDCVSQFPRELLEKEVSVIERLGMRFKGDTEIGKTVSIDDLKSGNDAVLVAAGDMAAGNAGVFGLETSKTGIKTDEFMRTGVDGVFAAGGAVRKRRMAVSSVADGHKAALQIDSYLSSGKPADISKPFNSRMPKLSEADKAAYIETGMVGMSSVEPGKDSLNAEQAVLESGRCLHCDCREKDSCVLKSLSEIYGAEPRKYKSPQRPFAQVKVGSDVVYEPGKCIKCGRCVETARIEHEKLGLAMTGRGFETIPAASLGSSFNEALKGSAKKCAKACPTGALSIIDD; via the coding sequence ATGCCCGAATTGACGATAGACAAACAGAAGGTAAGCATTGACGCCGGCAGTACGATACTCCAGGCCGCGGCGAAGCTCGGCATAGAGATACCTGTTATGTGCCACATGGACGGCTGCGAGATGAGCGGCGGGTGCATGGTCTGTGTTGTCAAAGAGCTTGGAAAAAACAGGCTTGTTCCGGCGTGCAGTGCGCAGGCACAGGACGGAATGGAGATTGACACATGCTGCGGCGAGGTACTCGATGCACGGCGGTCGGCTCTGGAGCTGCTGCTCAGCGATCATCTCGGCGATTGCCTGGGGCCGTGTCAGACGGCGTGCCCGGCGGGAATGGATATTCCGCTGATGCTGCGGCAGATACATACTGGAGAGATGCGAAAAGCCATAGCCACCGTAAAGGCTCATATACCCCTGCCCGGCGTATTAGGCTGGATATGCCCCGCGCCGTGCGAGAAGATATGCCGAATGAGCAGCTTTAATTCTCCGGTCGAAATATGCCGGCTAAAACGCTACGCGGCGGAAGCCGACATAGAAAGCCGCGATATGTATCTGCCTCAAAGGGCCGCCTCGAGAAATAAATCCGTCGCTATTGTCGGTGCCGGCCCTGCGGGGCTTACCGCCGCGTATTATCTGCTGGCTCTGGGCTATGACTGCATTGTATATGACAAGCATTCCACTCCCGGGGGAAATCTGGTTTACAGCGATTGCGTCTCGCAGTTTCCGCGGGAACTGCTCGAAAAGGAGGTATCCGTCATTGAAAGGCTTGGGATGCGATTCAAAGGCGATACCGAAATCGGCAAAACAGTTTCAATAGATGATTTGAAAAGCGGCAATGATGCGGTTCTTGTCGCTGCCGGCGATATGGCTGCCGGCAATGCCGGCGTGTTCGGGCTTGAAACATCTAAAACCGGCATAAAGACAGATGAATTCATGCGGACAGGTGTTGATGGCGTATTTGCTGCCGGCGGGGCGGTTCGCAAGAGACGTATGGCGGTAAGTTCTGTTGCTGACGGACATAAAGCCGCGTTACAGATTGACAGCTATCTGTCCTCGGGTAAGCCGGCTGATATTTCAAAACCGTTTAACAGCCGTATGCCAAAACTCAGCGAAGCGGACAAGGCGGCTTATATTGAAACCGGCATGGTGGGGATGTCTTCTGTTGAGCCTGGGAAAGACAGCTTAAACGCAGAGCAGGCCGTTTTGGAGTCAGGCAGGTGTCTGCACTGCGACTGCCGCGAAAAAGATAGTTGCGTGCTGAAGTCGCTCAGTGAAATCTATGGAGCAGAGCCGCGAAAATATAAATCACCGCAGCGGCCGTTTGCACAGGTTAAGGTCGGCTCGGATGTTGTGTACGAGCCGGGGAAATGCATCAAGTGCGGCCGGTGTGTTGAGACCGCCCGAATCGAACACGAAAAGCTCGGCCTGGCGATGACAGGAAGAGGCTTTGAGACAATTCCTGCGGCTTCGCTTGGTTCTTCCTTTAACGAAGCACTCAAAGGCTCTGCGAAAAAATGCGCGAAAGCGTGTCCTACGGGAGCGTTGTCGATAATTGATGACTAA
- a CDS encoding RNA recognition motif domain-containing protein, which produces MNIYVGNLPYSIGDDDLKGLFEEFGEVTSARVITDRETGRAKGFGFVEMSSDEEGQKAIDELNETDHDGRSIKVSQARPKTENRGGGGGFRRSGGGGGGGFRRGGGGGDRRGGGGGGNRY; this is translated from the coding sequence ATGAACATTTATGTAGGCAACCTTCCGTACAGCATCGGTGACGATGACCTCAAGGGACTTTTCGAAGAATTCGGAGAAGTCACATCAGCACGTGTAATCACAGACCGCGAAACCGGCCGCGCAAAAGGCTTCGGTTTTGTAGAGATGAGCTCTGATGAAGAGGGTCAAAAAGCAATTGACGAACTCAACGAGACCGATCATGACGGCAGAAGCATCAAGGTAAGCCAGGCTCGCCCAAAAACTGAAAATCGCGGCGGCGGCGGTGGATTCCGTCGTAGCGGCGGCGGTGGCGGCGGCGGATTTCGTCGCGGTGGCGGCGGCGGTGATCGTCGCGGCGGCGGTGGCGGCGGCAATCGCTACTAA
- a CDS encoding HEPN domain-containing protein — translation MEKAIKAHVTRKTQQVPPRIHNLIRLAGTAEIILDEKQIDFLREFGVYQLEGRYPDSEQIVLNESFAESELNKVKEMSEWLISQL, via the coding sequence TTGGAAAAAGCAATCAAGGCTCACGTTACAAGAAAAACTCAACAGGTGCCTCCAAGAATCCACAATCTGATAAGACTGGCGGGAACCGCTGAAATTATTCTTGATGAAAAGCAAATTGATTTTCTAAGAGAATTTGGAGTTTATCAATTAGAGGGACGGTATCCTGATTCTGAGCAAATAGTTTTGAATGAATCATTTGCAGAATCGGAATTAAACAAAGTTAAGGAAATGTCCGAATGGTTGATCAGTCAATTGTGA
- a CDS encoding nucleotidyltransferase domain-containing protein — translation MVDQSIVNSIKNYMLQLGVLGIHPEKVILFGSFATGKANELSDIDLIVIAPEFDGNRQIQLIKKLWKATSADNRIEPIPCGKDEWENNHSRPILEIARNEGIVFAA, via the coding sequence ATGGTTGATCAGTCAATTGTGAATTCTATTAAAAATTATATGCTGCAACTTGGAGTATTGGGCATACATCCGGAAAAAGTTATACTTTTCGGCTCTTTTGCAACGGGTAAAGCTAATGAATTAAGCGATATTGATCTTATAGTAATTGCACCGGAATTTGATGGTAACCGTCAAATACAACTGATCAAAAAACTATGGAAAGCAACTTCTGCTGATAATCGTATAGAACCAATACCCTGCGGAAAAGATGAATGGGAAAACAACCATTCAAGACCGATACTCGAAATAGCAAGAAATGAAGGGATAGTTTTTGCAGCGTGA